In one Aeromicrobium erythreum genomic region, the following are encoded:
- a CDS encoding NAD-dependent succinate-semialdehyde dehydrogenase has translation MTSSALPDVPTQLFIGGSWRDATGGATFAVENPADGSTLVEVANGTVEDGKAAIDAAVAAQPDWAKVPPRDRGEILRSAFETVVDRADELATIMTLEMGKPLSESQAEITYGAEFLRWFSEEAVRVSGRYSVAPNGATRLLTLKQPVGPCLMITPWNFPLAMGTRKIAPAIAAGCTMVVKPAGLTPLTMLWLAKVLEESGVPEGVLNVVTTRSTGEVMEPIIRDPRLRKLTFTGSTEVGRSLVEQSAEGLLRVSMELGGNAPFLVFADADVDAAVEGAMLAKMRNIGEACTAANRFIVHADVAEEFSSKLAEKMGALKIGPGLEDDVKVGPLVEEKQRDKVAELVDDAVEKGATVVTGGQVPDGPGWFYPPTVLTDVPLSAKVSTEEIFGPVAPIFTFTDDDDAIRMANDTEYGLVAYAFTTDYARAVKVYEGLETGMVGMNQGIVSNPAAPFGGVKASGFGREGGAEGIEEYLETKYVGLGGL, from the coding sequence ATGACCTCCTCCGCACTGCCCGACGTCCCCACCCAGCTCTTCATCGGCGGCTCCTGGCGCGACGCGACCGGCGGTGCGACCTTCGCCGTCGAGAACCCCGCGGACGGCTCGACGCTGGTGGAGGTCGCGAACGGGACCGTGGAGGACGGCAAGGCTGCCATCGACGCCGCCGTCGCTGCGCAGCCCGACTGGGCCAAGGTGCCGCCGCGCGACCGCGGGGAGATCCTGCGCTCGGCGTTCGAGACGGTCGTCGACCGCGCCGACGAGCTCGCCACGATCATGACGCTCGAGATGGGCAAGCCGCTCAGCGAGAGCCAGGCCGAGATCACCTACGGCGCCGAGTTCCTGCGCTGGTTCTCCGAGGAGGCCGTCCGGGTGTCGGGCCGCTACTCCGTCGCGCCGAACGGCGCCACCCGCCTGCTGACCCTGAAGCAGCCCGTCGGCCCGTGCCTGATGATCACGCCCTGGAACTTCCCGCTCGCGATGGGTACCCGCAAGATCGCGCCCGCCATCGCCGCCGGCTGCACGATGGTCGTCAAGCCCGCCGGCCTCACCCCGCTCACCATGCTGTGGCTGGCGAAGGTGCTCGAGGAGTCTGGCGTGCCCGAGGGCGTGCTCAACGTCGTCACGACCAGGAGCACCGGCGAGGTGATGGAGCCCATCATCCGCGACCCGCGGCTGCGCAAGCTCACCTTCACCGGTTCCACCGAGGTCGGGCGCTCCCTCGTCGAGCAGAGCGCCGAGGGCCTGCTGCGGGTGTCGATGGAGCTCGGCGGCAACGCACCGTTCCTCGTCTTCGCCGACGCCGACGTCGACGCGGCGGTCGAGGGCGCGATGCTCGCGAAGATGCGCAACATCGGCGAGGCGTGCACGGCCGCCAACCGGTTCATCGTCCACGCCGACGTCGCCGAGGAGTTCTCCTCCAAGCTCGCCGAGAAGATGGGCGCCCTGAAGATCGGCCCCGGCCTGGAGGACGACGTGAAGGTCGGCCCGTTGGTGGAGGAGAAGCAGCGCGACAAGGTGGCTGAGCTCGTCGACGACGCCGTCGAGAAGGGCGCCACCGTGGTCACCGGCGGCCAGGTGCCCGACGGCCCCGGCTGGTTCTACCCGCCGACCGTCCTCACCGACGTGCCGCTGTCGGCGAAGGTGTCGACCGAGGAGATCTTCGGCCCGGTCGCGCCGATCTTCACGTTCACCGACGACGACGACGCGATCCGCATGGCGAACGACACCGAGTACGGCCTCGTCGCCTACGCGTTCACCACCGACTACGCCCGCGCGGTGAAGGTCTACGAGGGCCTCGAGACGGGCATGGTCGGCATGAACCAGGGCATTGTCTCGAACCCGGCCGCCCCCTTCGGCGGCGTCAAGGCGTCCGGCTTCGGCCGCGAGGGCGGTGCCGAGGGCATCGAGGAGTACCTCGAGACGAAGTACGTGGGCCTCGGCGGCCTCTGA
- a CDS encoding Dyp-type peroxidase, whose amino-acid sequence MGEPRRGLSRRALLTSGSVGAAGVVVGAAGASAAAHEPPAADPGLRTVPFRGTHQAGVVTPPQDHGVLVAYDLLDGVDADALRRLFAIWTDDVERLTAGRAGLADTEPELALRPSGLTVTLAVGPGAVEAAGVDVPSWLGPLPDFTVDRLEGRWSEGDLLLQICSDDELVVSHALRLLTKEARTFTTVRWVQRGFRGPLGRDRTPRNLMGQVDGTANPRPADHDALVWRSSTTTPEGPAWLDGGTTMVVRRIRMELDTWDEIDRTARERTIGRRLDDGRPLTGGRLEDDPDLDAVDANGLEVIDPFAHVRRARTDDRRQRILRRPYNYDDPPPPGELTDAGLVFVSFQADLEAQFVPLQRRLAELDLLNQWTTPIGSAVFAVLPGARRGEQLGQSLLT is encoded by the coding sequence ATGGGTGAGCCGCGTCGCGGACTCTCGCGGCGGGCGCTCCTGACGTCCGGCTCGGTCGGTGCGGCCGGTGTCGTCGTGGGTGCCGCCGGCGCGTCGGCCGCGGCCCACGAACCACCCGCCGCCGACCCCGGCCTGCGGACCGTCCCGTTCCGCGGGACCCACCAGGCCGGGGTCGTCACGCCCCCGCAGGACCACGGCGTGCTCGTCGCCTACGACCTGCTCGACGGTGTCGACGCCGACGCACTCCGCCGGCTGTTCGCCATCTGGACCGACGACGTGGAGCGTCTGACGGCCGGACGCGCGGGGCTCGCCGACACCGAGCCCGAGCTGGCGCTGCGCCCGTCCGGGCTCACGGTCACGCTCGCCGTGGGGCCGGGAGCGGTCGAGGCCGCCGGCGTCGACGTGCCGTCGTGGCTCGGCCCCCTGCCAGACTTCACCGTCGACCGGCTCGAGGGCCGCTGGAGCGAGGGCGACCTGCTGCTGCAGATCTGCTCCGACGACGAGCTCGTCGTCTCGCACGCCCTCCGTCTGCTCACGAAGGAGGCGCGCACCTTCACGACCGTCCGGTGGGTGCAGCGTGGCTTCCGTGGCCCGCTCGGGCGTGACCGCACACCGCGCAACCTCATGGGCCAGGTCGACGGGACGGCCAACCCGCGGCCTGCCGACCACGACGCGCTCGTGTGGCGCAGCTCGACGACGACGCCCGAGGGTCCGGCCTGGCTCGACGGCGGCACGACCATGGTGGTGCGGCGCATCCGCATGGAGCTCGACACCTGGGACGAGATCGACCGGACCGCGCGCGAGCGCACGATCGGGCGCCGGCTCGACGACGGGCGGCCGCTCACCGGCGGACGACTCGAGGACGATCCCGACCTCGACGCGGTCGACGCCAACGGGCTGGAGGTCATCGACCCCTTCGCCCACGTCCGCCGGGCCAGGACGGACGACCGTCGCCAGCGCATCCTGCGGCGGCCTTACAACTACGACGACCCGCCGCCACCGGGCGAGCTGACCGACGCGGGCCTCGTCTTCGTGTCCTTCCAGGCCGACCTCGAGGCGCAGTTCGTGCCCCTCCAGCGGCGGCTCGCCGAGCTCGACCTGCTCAACCAGTGGACCACCCCGATCGGCTCCGCCGTGTTCGCGGTGCTGCCCGGCGCACGCCGCGGCGAGCAGCTCGGCCAGTCCCTCCTCACCTGA
- a CDS encoding GNAT family N-acetyltransferase, whose amino-acid sequence MAHVRPAVLADDAALLGLDLATWSPRWSPGEPPARDAFFGERNGGPGGFLVAERDGAVVGYVALHRAGGLATHAHVRIIDGLAVDPSARGRGIGELLVRAAVERARAEGAAKVTLRVLGTNPAAQRLYERCGFVVEGVLVGEFLIDGSPVDDTWMALHLR is encoded by the coding sequence ATGGCCCACGTCCGCCCTGCGGTGCTCGCCGACGACGCCGCCCTGCTCGGTCTCGACCTCGCGACCTGGAGCCCACGGTGGTCGCCGGGCGAGCCGCCGGCCCGCGACGCGTTCTTCGGCGAGCGCAACGGCGGTCCGGGCGGCTTCCTCGTGGCCGAGCGCGACGGCGCGGTCGTCGGCTACGTGGCGCTCCACCGGGCAGGTGGTCTGGCCACGCACGCGCACGTGCGGATCATCGACGGCCTGGCCGTGGACCCGTCGGCCCGGGGTCGGGGGATCGGCGAGCTGCTGGTGCGTGCGGCCGTCGAGCGGGCGCGCGCCGAGGGCGCCGCGAAGGTGACGCTGCGGGTGCTGGGCACGAACCCGGCTGCGCAGCGGCTCTACGAGCGCTGCGGCTTCGTCGTCGAGGGCGTGCTCGTCGGGGAGTTCCTCATCGACGGCTCACCCGTGGACGACACGTGGATGGCGCTGCACCTGCGCTGA
- a CDS encoding alpha/beta fold hydrolase — MIARVEGTGRPLVVLHGFGVDHRIMLPLESMVSDVSWRRVYVDLSWAEAVHDAAASSAQDVAEGVLAEVEEHLGTEPFAVIGNSFGGMIARWLAHERRIRVLGLATVAGLVQPDHAARDVPPRTVLHRDDAVLERAGDARDDFAAMSVVQDARSLESFEEYVLPGLRGADPGAMERIASAYALPAVPEVAHPEPFAAPTLHVLGRQDHVVGYEDALTLRDHYPRGTYAVLDTAGHNVHLEQPGVTGALVRDWLARVDRHAEHHGTA, encoded by the coding sequence GTGATCGCTCGAGTCGAAGGGACGGGTCGCCCCCTCGTCGTGCTGCACGGCTTCGGGGTGGACCACCGGATCATGCTGCCGCTCGAGTCCATGGTGAGCGACGTGTCCTGGCGCCGCGTGTACGTCGACCTGTCCTGGGCGGAGGCCGTGCACGACGCGGCCGCCTCGAGCGCGCAGGACGTGGCCGAGGGCGTCCTGGCCGAGGTCGAGGAGCACCTCGGCACCGAGCCGTTCGCCGTGATCGGGAACTCCTTCGGGGGGATGATCGCGCGGTGGCTCGCGCACGAGCGTCGAATCCGAGTCCTCGGTCTGGCCACCGTCGCCGGGCTTGTCCAACCGGACCACGCTGCACGCGACGTCCCGCCACGCACGGTCCTGCACCGCGACGACGCGGTCCTCGAGCGCGCCGGCGACGCACGCGACGACTTCGCGGCGATGAGCGTCGTGCAGGACGCTCGTTCGCTGGAGTCGTTCGAGGAGTACGTCCTCCCCGGCCTGCGCGGCGCGGACCCGGGCGCCATGGAGCGCATTGCGTCGGCGTACGCCCTCCCCGCGGTGCCCGAGGTGGCGCACCCGGAGCCCTTCGCCGCACCCACGCTGCACGTCCTCGGACGGCAGGACCACGTGGTCGGCTACGAGGACGCGCTCACCCTGCGCGACCACTACCCACGCGGCACCTACGCAGTCCTCGACACGGCCGGCCACAACGTCCACCTCGAGCAGCCCGGTGTCACGGGTGCCCTCGTCCGGGACTGGCTCGCGCGCGTCGACCGTCACGCAGAGCACCACGGCACGGCGTGA
- a CDS encoding YbaY family lipoprotein yields the protein MASISTLSVTGTASTREKVALPDGGVLTVKLVSPDGEVLAASASVAGDGPTPFELSVDAALVPDPDTLRLWAMLRTDVGVWGTPELVTVREELQLSRVDA from the coding sequence ATGGCCTCCATCAGCACTCTCTCCGTCACCGGGACCGCCTCGACCCGCGAGAAGGTCGCGCTGCCCGACGGCGGCGTGCTCACGGTCAAGCTCGTCTCGCCCGACGGCGAGGTGCTGGCCGCCTCCGCCAGCGTCGCCGGCGACGGACCCACCCCGTTCGAGCTGTCCGTCGACGCGGCGCTCGTCCCCGACCCCGACACCCTGCGTCTCTGGGCGATGCTGCGCACCGACGTCGGCGTGTGGGGCACCCCCGAGCTGGTCACCGTGCGCGAGGAGCTGCAGCTGTCACGAGTCGACGCCTGA
- a CDS encoding PepSY-associated TM helix domain-containing protein translates to MTSTTDARPGVWAQLKPLVLRLHFYAGVLVAPFILVAAVTGLVYTAAPQIERAVYADELTVEPRGAQLPLSEQFAVAREAHPDGTLVEIRPPATPDSSTRVVFTDADVPENSYRAVMVDPYTGEVLGQERQYGQWLGVRAWLNELHSTLHLGTVGRYYSELAASWLWVVVLGGLALWSTKRRTDRRARRLLLPEQSATGRRRTLSWHATLGVWLAVGALFLSATGLTWSRFAGEHVAEVRTALSWTGTTLTTALDGDDAGSSGHGGHGSHGGHGGSGAGTSDDVVSRGVGVDGVLAAARASGLQDPLLLTAPVDDASAWTVAEKKRSAPTRLDSVAVDPRDGSVVDEIRFADEPLAAKLTRWTIDAHVGVLFGLLNQLVLAAVALGLIAVTLLSYRSWWQRRPTRGTARVGRAPGRGTWRRLSPGVLVGVVGVTLAVGWFVPLLGVSLAVFLLLDLALAARARRSAADEPDRPREDLPVG, encoded by the coding sequence ATGACCTCCACCACCGACGCCCGACCGGGCGTCTGGGCGCAGCTCAAGCCCCTCGTGCTGCGCCTGCACTTCTACGCCGGCGTCCTCGTCGCGCCGTTCATCCTCGTCGCCGCCGTGACCGGACTCGTCTACACCGCGGCACCGCAGATCGAGCGCGCCGTCTACGCCGACGAGCTCACCGTCGAGCCTCGCGGCGCACAGCTGCCGCTCTCGGAGCAGTTCGCCGTCGCCCGCGAGGCGCACCCCGACGGGACCCTCGTCGAGATCCGGCCGCCCGCGACCCCCGACAGCAGCACCCGGGTCGTGTTCACCGACGCCGACGTGCCCGAGAACTCCTACCGCGCCGTCATGGTCGACCCCTACACCGGTGAGGTGCTCGGCCAGGAGCGCCAGTACGGCCAGTGGCTGGGCGTGCGCGCCTGGCTCAACGAGCTGCACAGCACCCTGCACCTCGGCACGGTCGGGCGCTACTACAGCGAGCTCGCCGCCAGCTGGCTCTGGGTCGTCGTCCTGGGCGGCCTCGCGCTCTGGTCCACCAAGCGGCGCACCGACCGTCGCGCACGTCGTCTCCTGCTGCCGGAGCAGTCGGCGACGGGACGCCGCCGCACCCTGTCGTGGCACGCGACCCTCGGCGTCTGGCTGGCCGTCGGTGCCCTGTTCCTGTCGGCCACCGGGCTCACCTGGTCGCGCTTCGCCGGCGAGCACGTGGCCGAGGTGCGCACGGCGCTCTCGTGGACCGGCACCACGCTGACGACAGCGCTGGACGGCGACGACGCCGGGTCGTCGGGCCACGGTGGGCACGGGTCCCACGGTGGGCACGGGGGATCCGGTGCGGGCACCTCCGACGACGTCGTGAGCCGCGGCGTCGGCGTCGACGGGGTCCTGGCAGCGGCGCGCGCGTCGGGGCTGCAGGACCCGCTCCTGCTCACCGCCCCCGTCGACGACGCGTCGGCGTGGACCGTCGCCGAGAAGAAGCGCAGCGCGCCCACGCGGCTCGACTCGGTGGCCGTCGACCCGCGTGACGGGTCGGTCGTCGACGAGATCCGCTTCGCCGACGAGCCGCTCGCGGCCAAGCTCACCCGCTGGACGATCGACGCCCACGTCGGCGTCCTGTTCGGGCTGCTCAACCAGCTGGTGCTCGCGGCGGTCGCGCTCGGCCTGATCGCCGTGACGCTGCTCAGCTACCGGTCGTGGTGGCAGCGTCGTCCCACGCGCGGCACGGCCCGGGTCGGGCGTGCGCCGGGGCGCGGCACGTGGCGTCGCCTCTCGCCCGGCGTGCTCGTCGGCGTCGTCGGGGTGACGCTCGCGGTCGGGTGGTTCGTGCCGCTGCTGGGTGTCTCGCTGGCGGTGTTCCTCCTCCTCGACCTGGCGCTGGCCGCCCGGGCTCGTCGGTCCGCGGCCGACGAGCCGGACCGTCCGCGGGAGGACCTGCCGGTCGGCTGA
- a CDS encoding Dps family protein: MTSTTHTDAPSALATTSEIAAGVAQFLTPVVHDLEALVVDGKQAHWHVRGSAFAGVHETLDQLVAHAQDYADTAAERIVALGLPLDSRLATVAAKSTLPPLSDGFQPWQTTVAQTVAQIDAALVTIRTAITGLDDIDLSSQDVAIEIERGLTKDRWLLQAHIAA, encoded by the coding sequence ATGACCTCGACCACCCACACCGACGCCCCCTCGGCCCTCGCGACCACGTCGGAGATCGCGGCCGGCGTCGCCCAGTTCCTCACCCCCGTCGTCCACGACCTCGAGGCCCTCGTCGTCGACGGCAAGCAGGCCCACTGGCACGTGCGCGGCAGCGCCTTCGCCGGCGTGCACGAGACGCTCGACCAGCTCGTCGCCCACGCGCAGGACTACGCCGACACCGCTGCCGAGCGCATCGTCGCCCTCGGCCTGCCGCTCGACTCGCGCCTGGCCACCGTCGCCGCGAAGTCGACGCTGCCCCCGCTGTCCGACGGCTTCCAGCCCTGGCAGACCACGGTCGCGCAGACCGTCGCCCAGATCGACGCCGCCCTCGTCACGATCCGCACCGCGATCACCGGACTGGACGACATCGACCTGTCGAGCCAGGACGTCGCCATCGAGATCGAGCGCGGCCTGACGAAGGACCGCTGGCTGCTGCAGGCGCACATCGCCGCCTGA
- a CDS encoding NAD-dependent epimerase/dehydratase family protein, whose amino-acid sequence MGRWLVLGGTAWLGREVARSALERGHDVTCLARGESGDVVDGARWVRADRGGPDAYDAVAGPWDAVVDVARQPGHVRSALSALGAATAHWTFVSTANVYADLSGPLHEDDPLRDAVTTDEVDAEQYGEGKVACERAVLAHASPLVLRAGLLAGPGDPSDRFGYWPARFAQADRDDVLVPDPPAAWCQVVDVRDVATFAVDAAERGVTGVLNVAGDGVALGEALLRVAQTVGFRGRLVPVGPERLEAIDVRPWSGERSLPLWLPDGYGGMMRIDTTRAEAAGLVRRPLEETAAEVLADERARGLDRPRAAGLTREDELAVLAAATA is encoded by the coding sequence ATGGGACGGTGGCTGGTGCTCGGTGGCACGGCATGGCTCGGCCGCGAGGTCGCGCGGAGCGCGCTGGAGCGGGGGCACGACGTCACGTGCCTGGCGCGTGGCGAGAGCGGCGACGTCGTCGACGGCGCGCGCTGGGTGCGTGCCGACCGCGGCGGTCCCGACGCCTACGACGCGGTGGCAGGACCGTGGGACGCCGTCGTCGACGTCGCCCGCCAGCCGGGACACGTCCGCTCCGCCCTGTCGGCGCTCGGCGCCGCGACCGCCCACTGGACGTTCGTGTCCACCGCCAACGTGTACGCGGACCTGTCGGGACCGCTGCACGAGGACGACCCGCTGCGCGATGCGGTGACGACAGACGAGGTGGACGCCGAGCAGTACGGCGAGGGCAAGGTCGCGTGCGAGCGCGCGGTCCTCGCGCACGCCTCCCCGCTCGTGCTGCGTGCGGGCCTGCTGGCCGGCCCGGGCGACCCGTCGGACCGGTTCGGCTACTGGCCGGCGCGGTTCGCCCAGGCCGACCGCGACGACGTGCTGGTGCCCGACCCGCCGGCAGCCTGGTGCCAGGTGGTCGACGTGCGCGACGTCGCGACGTTCGCGGTGGATGCAGCCGAGCGCGGTGTCACGGGGGTCCTGAACGTCGCCGGGGACGGCGTCGCGCTGGGGGAGGCGCTGCTGCGGGTCGCGCAGACCGTCGGGTTCCGCGGACGCCTCGTGCCCGTCGGCCCGGAACGGCTGGAGGCGATCGACGTGCGGCCGTGGTCGGGCGAGCGCTCACTGCCGCTCTGGCTGCCCGACGGCTACGGCGGCATGATGCGGATCGACACCACCCGGGCGGAGGCCGCGGGGCTCGTCCGTCGCCCGCTCGAGGAGACGGCCGCCGAGGTGCTCGCCGACGAGCGCGCACGAGGTCTGGACCGACCCCGCGCGGCGGGCCTGACGCGCGAGGACGAGCTGGCCGTCCTGGCCGCCGCGACGGCGTGA
- a CDS encoding ABC transporter ATP-binding protein, translating into MPRGAQVTHLSREEVAAADSPVLGRIASLLRPYRRQLVLVCVAVVAGAALTSVIPFLTRAVFDQALFPTDGGPADLGLLGRLVGLMCLIPVVTALISVGQNWLTATIGNSAMADLRSQLFAHLQTMELAFFTATKTGAIQSRLANDVAGVRTVLTDTATTILQNTVTVVAAVVSMVLLSWQLTVLTLVLMPAFIAIQLRVGRRRQKLARRTQESLSEMTAITEESLSVSGILLSKVFGRAESETERYREANREQARLQVAQAMTGRTFFATVQTFFAITPALIYLLAGLMITGSLPGGADALTAGTLVAFTTLQARLQMPLLQLMRVTLDVQTSLALFRRIFEYLDLQPAVVERPGAVALPTVRGEVEMRGVWFRYPEPRSLSGGRTGDRFGDSTVRIDRPDGVAAPVPDDAWALRDVSLRVEPGQLAAIVGPSGSGKTTATYLVPRFYDVTRGAVLIDGHDVRDLTLDTVTGAVGMVTQEPYLFHGTIRDNLAYARPDASAEEIEQAARDANIHDRILSFADGYETVTGERGYRLSGGEKQRLAIARVLLADPRILILDEATSALDTETERLVQQALERARANRTTIAIAHRLSTIHDADVIFGVEDGQVVEQGTHDELLAAGGLYARLYVEQFQSGRGPRRADERRADVSV; encoded by the coding sequence ATGCCACGGGGTGCCCAGGTCACGCACCTGTCGCGGGAGGAGGTCGCCGCCGCCGACAGCCCCGTGCTCGGACGCATCGCCTCCCTGCTGCGGCCCTACCGCCGACAGCTGGTGCTCGTCTGCGTCGCCGTCGTGGCCGGCGCGGCGCTGACGTCGGTCATCCCGTTCCTCACCCGCGCCGTGTTCGACCAGGCGCTCTTCCCCACCGACGGCGGCCCCGCCGACCTCGGCCTGCTCGGACGGCTCGTCGGGCTCATGTGCCTCATCCCGGTCGTGACGGCCCTGATCTCGGTCGGGCAGAACTGGCTCACCGCCACGATCGGCAACTCCGCGATGGCCGACCTGCGCAGCCAGCTGTTCGCCCACCTGCAGACGATGGAGCTCGCGTTCTTCACGGCCACGAAGACCGGTGCCATCCAGTCGCGGCTCGCCAACGACGTGGCCGGCGTGCGGACGGTGCTCACCGACACTGCGACGACCATCCTGCAGAACACGGTCACGGTCGTCGCCGCCGTCGTCTCCATGGTGCTGCTGTCGTGGCAGCTGACGGTCCTGACGCTGGTGCTCATGCCGGCGTTCATCGCCATCCAGCTGCGGGTCGGTCGACGTCGCCAGAAGCTCGCGCGCCGCACGCAGGAGTCGCTGTCGGAGATGACCGCGATCACCGAGGAGTCGCTGAGCGTCTCGGGCATCCTGTTGTCGAAGGTGTTCGGCCGCGCCGAGTCCGAGACGGAACGCTACCGCGAGGCCAACCGGGAGCAGGCGCGCCTGCAGGTGGCGCAGGCGATGACCGGCCGCACGTTCTTCGCGACGGTCCAGACGTTCTTCGCGATCACGCCGGCCCTCATCTACCTGCTGGCCGGGCTGATGATCACCGGCAGCCTGCCCGGTGGGGCCGACGCGCTCACCGCCGGGACGCTCGTCGCGTTCACGACGCTCCAGGCCCGGCTCCAGATGCCGCTGCTGCAGCTGATGCGCGTGACGCTCGACGTCCAGACGTCGCTCGCCCTGTTCCGCCGCATCTTCGAGTACCTCGACCTCCAGCCTGCCGTGGTCGAGAGGCCGGGTGCCGTCGCGCTGCCCACGGTGCGGGGCGAGGTCGAGATGCGTGGCGTCTGGTTCCGCTACCCCGAGCCGCGCTCGCTCAGCGGGGGGCGGACCGGCGACCGGTTCGGCGACTCGACGGTGCGCATCGACCGGCCCGACGGCGTCGCCGCGCCCGTGCCCGACGACGCCTGGGCCCTGCGCGACGTGTCGCTGCGCGTCGAGCCGGGCCAGCTGGCGGCCATCGTCGGGCCGTCGGGATCGGGCAAGACGACCGCCACCTACCTGGTCCCACGCTTCTACGACGTCACCCGTGGTGCCGTGCTGATCGACGGCCACGACGTGCGCGACCTGACCCTCGACACCGTCACCGGCGCCGTCGGCATGGTGACGCAGGAGCCGTACCTGTTCCACGGCACCATCCGCGACAACCTCGCCTACGCCCGGCCCGACGCGAGTGCCGAGGAGATCGAGCAGGCTGCCCGCGACGCCAACATCCACGACCGGATCCTCAGCTTCGCCGACGGTTACGAGACCGTCACGGGCGAGCGCGGCTACCGGCTGTCCGGCGGCGAGAAGCAACGGCTCGCGATCGCCCGCGTGCTGCTCGCCGACCCCCGCATCCTCATCCTCGACGAGGCCACCTCGGCCCTCGACACCGAGACCGAGCGGCTCGTGCAGCAGGCCCTCGAGCGCGCCCGCGCCAACCGCACGACCATCGCCATCGCGCACCGGCTGTCGACCATCCACGACGCCGACGTCATCTTCGGCGTCGAGGACGGGCAGGTCGTCGAGCAGGGCACCCACGACGAGCTGCTGGCTGCTGGCGGCCTCTACGCCCGCCTCTACGTCGAGCAGTTCCAGTCCGGTCGGGGCCCGCGGCGCGCCGACGAGCGCCGGGCGGACGTCAGCGTGTGA
- a CDS encoding SDR family oxidoreductase, translating to MTTIAVTGATGTVGGLVARHLAEAGAEARLLVRDPSRAPDLGLPVWQCAYDEGPALGEALAGVDALFFVSGHESADRMADHRSVVEAAVEAGVGHVVYTSFVGAAADSTFTLGRDHGATEDLLRDSGLAWTFLRDSFYAEVFPHFAGEEGVIRGPAGEGRVAAVSQRDVAAVAAEVLLHPGDHADRAYDLTGPEALTLAEIATVLSEVTGRPHRFHDETLEEARASRAHYGAPDWQVDAWVSTYTAIRDGELADVSDDVPRLLGRPALSLAEALTAPR from the coding sequence ATGACCACCATCGCCGTGACCGGCGCCACCGGGACCGTCGGCGGGCTCGTCGCCCGCCACCTCGCCGAGGCCGGGGCGGAGGCCCGCCTGCTCGTCCGCGACCCGAGCCGGGCCCCCGACCTGGGGCTGCCGGTGTGGCAGTGCGCGTACGACGAGGGGCCCGCGCTCGGGGAGGCGCTGGCCGGCGTCGACGCGCTCTTCTTCGTCTCCGGGCACGAGAGCGCCGACCGGATGGCCGACCACCGCTCCGTCGTCGAGGCGGCCGTCGAGGCCGGGGTCGGGCACGTCGTCTACACGTCGTTCGTGGGCGCGGCCGCCGACAGCACCTTCACGCTCGGCCGCGACCACGGAGCCACCGAGGACCTGTTGCGCGATTCCGGCCTCGCGTGGACCTTCCTGCGCGACAGCTTCTACGCGGAGGTGTTCCCGCACTTCGCCGGCGAGGAGGGCGTGATCCGCGGCCCGGCCGGCGAAGGACGGGTCGCGGCGGTCTCGCAGCGTGACGTCGCCGCCGTGGCCGCCGAGGTGCTGCTCCATCCCGGCGACCACGCGGACCGCGCCTACGACCTCACCGGCCCCGAGGCGCTGACGCTCGCGGAGATCGCGACCGTCCTGAGCGAGGTCACCGGCCGACCGCACCGCTTCCACGACGAGACGCTCGAGGAGGCCCGCGCCAGTCGCGCCCACTACGGCGCACCCGACTGGCAGGTCGACGCGTGGGTGAGCACCTACACCGCGATCCGCGACGGCGAGCTCGCCGACGTCAGCGACGACGTCCCTCGACTCCTGGGGCGCCCGGCTCTCTCGCTCGCCGAGGCCCTCACCGCGCCTCGCTGA
- a CDS encoding 4'-phosphopantetheinyl transferase family protein translates to MTPLVASLLPDEAVVHETRRSGAPGQAWALLAEEERRLVPGAGERRRDDWATGRLLAHAALAELDRDVPVLRRGDRGEPLWPASVVGSITHCDGYAACAVTHGGDVRALGIDVEPSLPLPPGVLDVVASPAERRHLTDLADQDASVPWDRLLFCAKEACYKVWFPLERRWLGFDDVTVHLARDGSFEVILDAVARTSLPARLRGRWGERDGVVAAGMHWRPAVGGRSDG, encoded by the coding sequence GTGACCCCGCTCGTCGCGTCGTTGCTGCCGGACGAGGCGGTGGTCCACGAGACGCGGCGGTCCGGCGCGCCCGGTCAGGCGTGGGCCCTCCTGGCCGAGGAGGAGCGCCGTCTGGTGCCAGGCGCGGGGGAGCGTCGGCGGGACGACTGGGCCACCGGACGACTCCTCGCGCACGCGGCGCTGGCCGAGCTCGACCGAGACGTGCCCGTCCTTCGCCGGGGCGACCGGGGCGAGCCGCTGTGGCCGGCCTCCGTGGTCGGCAGCATCACGCACTGCGACGGCTACGCGGCGTGCGCCGTGACGCACGGCGGCGACGTCCGCGCGCTCGGGATCGACGTCGAGCCGAGCCTGCCGCTGCCACCCGGCGTGCTCGACGTGGTCGCGTCGCCGGCGGAACGTCGCCATCTCACCGACCTCGCCGACCAGGACGCCTCCGTGCCGTGGGACCGGCTGCTGTTCTGCGCCAAGGAGGCCTGCTACAAGGTCTGGTTCCCCCTGGAACGGCGGTGGCTGGGCTTCGACGACGTGACCGTGCACCTCGCCCGTGACGGCAGCTTCGAGGTCATCCTCGACGCCGTCGCCCGGACGTCCCTCCCTGCCCGTCTGCGGGGACGGTGGGGCGAGCGCGACGGTGTCGTGGCGGCGGGGATGCACTGGCGTCCTGCCGTCGGAGGGCGGTCGGACGGATGA